The Oscillatoria acuminata PCC 6304 genomic interval CTATGCCTTCATGGCCCGGGATTACACGACACAGGCAGCCCTGTACACCCACCACCAGTACATTGCTGGATTCATCATGGTGGGAGCCTTTGCTCACGGCGCGATTTTCTTGGTTCGTGATTACGACCCGGAAGCGAACAAAAATAACGTTTTGTATCGCGTTTTAGAGCATAAGGAAGCGATTATTTCCCACTTAAGCTGGGTCTCGTTGTTCCTCGGATTCCATACTCTGGGTCTGTATGTTCACAACGATGTAGTCGTAGCTTTCGGGACTCCCGAAAAGCAAATCCTGATTGAACCTGTATTCGCGCAATGGATTCAAGCGGCGCACGGTAAAGCTCTTTATGGGTTTGATGTGTTACTGTCCAATCCGGATAGTATTGCTTCTACTGCATGGCCGAATAATGGGAATGTCTGGTTACCGGGTTGGTTGGATGCGATTAACAGCAGCACCAACTCTCTGTTCCTGACCATTGGTCCTGGAGATTTCTTGGTTCACCATGCGATCGCCTTGGGTCTGCATACGACGACTTTGATTTTGGTCAAGGGTGCGTTGGATGCACGGGGTTCTAAGCTGATGCCGGATAAGAAAGATTTCGGCTATGCGTTCCCTTGTGATGGTCCGGGTCGTGGCGGTACTTGCGATATCTCTGGATGGGATTCGTTCTACCTGTCGATGTTCTGGATGTTGAATACTATTGGTTGGGTAACCTTCTATTGGCATTGGAAGCATCTGGGCATTTGGCAAGGGAATGTGGCTCAGTTTAATGAGTCTTCGACCTATTTGATGGGTTGGTTGCGTGATTATCTGTGGTTGAATTCGGCTCAGTTGATTAACGGGTACAACCCTTATGGGATGAATAATTTGGCCGTTTGGGCTTGGATGTTCTTATTTGGACACCTGGTTTGGGCGACTGGATTCATGTTCCTGATTAGCTGGCGCGGTTACTGGCAAGAACTGATTGAGACTCTGGTTTGGGCGCATGAGCGCACTCCTCTGGCGAACCTGGTTCGTTGGAAGGATAAGCCGGTGGCGATGTCGATTATTCAAGGTCGTTTGATTGGTTTGGCTCACTTTACGGTGGGGTATATCCTGACTTATGCGGCGTTCTTGATTGCTTCGACTGCAAGTAAGTTCGGTTAACTGGAAACTGCTAGTTAGTTGAAAAAAATCCCCCGCTGTCATGGCGGGGGATTTTTTATGAGTTCATTGGTACAGCAAGGGTTAGAAACCGGGTTTCTGTACAAAATTTTTGCTGAATTAACAAATTTGGGCTAGAAACCCGGTTTCTGGTCCGGTTGATTTAAGGCTGTACAGAGGGCCTAAAAAGAGGGGTGAAGAATAGCCGGTCGTTGTTGTCCTCACCGCTCTTTTTTTGGCCCATTGCGATTAATCAAGGGAATGAAGCCCTGAATTAGCTATCGCTTTCAATGTAGATGAACAGCAGACCCATCAACACGGTCGGCATTAACCAGCAAACGACGGGAATCAAAATCCAAGGGAGGTAAGCAGCTGCATAAGCGCCTGTCATATCTAATGTCTCCTATTTCAAGTTTTGGGTTGACGAGAGGACGATTAACGACGGTAAAGTCAGTTATGTTCCTCTAAAAAGGTTGAACGTTTCAAAAATCAGAGTCTGCGGGTGCAGATGAGCTAATTTTAGGTGACCTCCGGTCACGGTTAAAAACCAGCAAATTAAAGCCCTATCAAGGGACTAAAGGTCTAGTTAGTTGACTAAACCCCGGAAAATGGCATCGACGCCACTTAGGTTTTCCAAGAGGAAATAGGCGACAAATGCGCCACCCATTGCACCGACGAAGAACCCAGCGGTAAGCTGACTCCAACCCTCAGCAGTTTTCAAGCCATTGGGGGCTTGAGGATTTTGGCTGGGGTAATCATCATCACCTGTGGCTTGGAATGAGGCAATCCCGTAGACCGACATACAGGCGGTGGCGATTAAAATTAAAGACAGGGCTGAAACTAATCCGCCTAAGTTGGCTGCCTCGGGATAATCGCGCAGGGGACCAAATTTAATCCAGGGGCCAATTAGGAAATAGCCGTGGGCCATGCCAATTTCGATCCCACGGAGGATGGGGGAGAGTCCTTTACGGTAGGCAGGCAGGTTACCAATGAAGGCTTTGGTGAAGGCAGAATCGCTAATCGGGGTGGAGAGGTGACCTACAAACGGGTCTCCACCGTAAGGCTTCACCATTTCAATATCTCTTGCATCGGCCATATTTGTTTTTCCTCTGGGTGTGACAATCAGTAAAAGAACTTAAGGTCATATTCTAAGCAAGGAGGGGTCGCCTAGTCTCAGAATTAGTGCGTAGCTTTAAAAAACTTCATGAAAAGTGCCTAAATCCCCTGGGGCTGGTAACCACTGATTTTAATTTACCTCGGTTCGGTGACCTTTGCGATCGCGATCCCAGCCTTTATTTTTGGATTGGACCTGGTTCTGGATTTAACCTGGGTTTCTGTTAAATTTTGTTAAGAAATTTAACAGCTTCAGGGAATAGGCAGAGTATTTCTACCCCTGCTGAGATTTTGGCAGAGGTCAAGGGCGATCGCCCCGGGTCAAAAGGCAGATTTAAACTGCATGGGGACCGAGGGTCACTCTTCCACTGGCATGATTTTGGAGGGTTTCCCCCAATAACATAGCAACGGTCAGACCCACCGGGTTTTTTCACCCCCTTGTTGCTGACTCAGCACCCAAGAAAGAGCCAAAAACCCGATTTCTTGTCCTAGGAATCTTGTTCTATCCCGATGCTTTATAACGACCCTAAATCAGGGTGAAAATTTATTGAAGCTCAAAGGAGGTTTAATTATAGAAATTTCAATATTTATAAATTTTATAAATTAGACCCAAATTTGAAAGCGATCGCCAGACTCTTTCTAAGTTCACGAAAGCGATCGCCTTAACTTGAGCTAGGGGTTATTCGGGAAAATCGGGAATAATCCATTTCGGAGGCTGCATCCGTTTTTTTCTAATGGCTTCTTCGGCGATTTCTATCATTTTATCTAAGGACGTTTCCTCGATAAACTGGGATGTTTGTTCTGCATATTCGCGGTTGGGGCATTTGTCTCCCAATACACAGCCATTCACGCAGGCTACAGCACAGTTAATAGTCTCTGTCACGACAACCTCTTCTTTATGTTCCTCTGAGTTGACATTGACCCCAGACGACTGTACCGGCTTGATGAAAGCAAATCGCAGTCGTCTGTTAAGAATCTTAGTTCTGAATAATTATTGTAGCATCACGGGTGAGGGGCATTGATATCCGTGGGACTGTGAAAATTAGCAAAGACTTGAGGGGTAGGGATCACAGAAAAACGCGATCGCCTGGGTCTCCTCCCAGAAGCCCCCCGCAATCAATCATCTGGGGTACTGAGACTTGTACTTTGGGATTGCCCAAAAACCGGGGGGTTGCGATAGACTATCAGCACGACTAATCGATCCGCACCAGGTGGCCCCCGGATGTTCGGATTCTCCTGGGGTTGCTAGGGTTGAGTGGGTGCGATCGCCCTCTCCTGAAACCCCCCTTCTCCAGTTGCTGTGGCAGAGGCGATCGCGGCGATCGCACCGAAGTTAAACTGGCCCTTGATTCCCTCAAATGAGCGGAATTTTTCAGTTGGTTTACCCCTGAAAACGCCACCCCACCTCTTCCGGATGAGCAAGCATTTTAGCTGTGAATTCTAACCCCTATAACCGCTATTTTTTTGACGTTATGGCTGTCACTGTCATGTTCCGGGCCTTAAATCAAACTGTTAAAATTGGCTCTTTATCTTTAATGATTGCTGGACTTTGGGGCTGTACCAATTTGGTTAAGTCGGGAGTTGGCGTTACCGATATTGAGCAGATCCACAGCAATTGGCAGAACCAAGATACTGTGTATTTAAAAGGCACAGTTGAAAATCGTGCACCGTTTCTGCAATCGGGTGCTTATCAACTTCAGGATGCCACAGGAGCAATTTGGGTCATCACTAATTCACCCCTTCCGAATGTGGGGGACCAGATAGTAATGAAAGGTCAAGTGACCTATCAAAGTATTCCCATTGCGGGACAAGAGTTAGGAGAAGTTTATATTAAAGAACTGGAAGAACTGGAACGGGAAAGCTCTGCACAGAATAATCTCTAAAATTGGGAGCATTTTGAAAAGAGACCTAACCGCCGGTGCCCCCTTCCCACCTCTCCTAAGGCCCTCTCCTAAGAGGAGAGGGAGAATAAGGAAATTTTTTTTATTGCTGGAAGGGGGAGAAAGACAGGGGAGAAGAAACCGGGTTTTTTGAATCATCCCGGTTTCTTTTTTTGGGAATTAACGTAAAGTTACAAACTCTTCGGCAGTGGAAGGATGAATGCCGATGGTGGCATCAAAGTCTTTTTTCGTCGCTCCCATATTGACAGCAATGGCTAACCCTTGAACGATTTCGGCAGCATCTTTCCCGACCATATGAACCCCTAAAATGCGGTCGGTGGTTTTGTCCACAATTAATTTAATCATCACCTTTTCATCGGCATCAGTGAGACTATAAAACATGGGACGGAATTTGGCGCGATAGATGGTTAAATTGTCGCCTACTTTGTCTCGGGCTTCCTCTTCAGTCAAGCCGACAGTCGAGGCTTCTGGCTGGGAAAAGACGGCGGTGGGGATGCCGGTATGGTTAATATGGCGGGGGATGTGTCCAAAGACGGTATCGGCAAAAGCGCGACCTTCAGCGATCGCCACGGGGGTTAAATTGATGCGATCGGTACAATCTCCCACAGCATAGATATGGGATTGATTGGTGCAACTATCCGCACTCACGGCGATCGCACCGAGAATCACTTCTACCCCAGCATTCTCTAAGTTTAACGAGCTTAAATTCGGTTTCCGACCCGTTGCACAGAGTAACGCATCGACGGTGACTGGCTCATTTTCTTCTCCAGCAAACATCAACTTTAATCCGTCATCAGTTTTTTCAATCTTCTCCAGAGTTGTCTGAGTTTTGAATTGAATCCCATGTTTAGTCATGCCTTCTTGAATGTTCTGGGCAATATCCTGATCGAAGCCATGTAAAATGTAGTCGCGGCGAATAATTTCGGTGACTTCTGCCCCCAACCCATTCATAATCGAAGCAAACTCGACGCCGATATAACCGCCACCCCAAACAGCGAACCGTTTGGGAAATTCCTTCAGGTGGAACATTTCATTGGAGGTGATGGTATGTTCGATGCCCTCAATATCTGGTTTCTGCGGTTTTCCTCCCACTGCAATCAAGATTTTGGCGGCTGTGACTTTGCGATCGCCGACTTCAATGGTGTGGGGATCAACAAAAGTAGCCATTTCTTGGATTAACTCAACTCCGGCTTTTTCCAGATTATTAATGTGAATCTGATTCAGGCGCATCACTTCTTTCTGAACCACTTCCACCAGCTTATTCCAATCAAAATTGGGTTCTGCTTTGTCCCAACCGTAACCCACAGCATTTTGATAGAGTTTGGAAAACTGAGATGCATACACCATTAATTTTTTGGGAACGCAACCCCGAATGACACAGGTCCCTCCCACTAAATCTCCTTCAGCGATCGCCACTTTAGCCCCATAAGAGGCAGCCCGTTTCGATGCTGCTAATCCCCCAGAACCCGCACCTATCACAAATAGGTCATAGTCAAAGTCTGTCATCTAATTCACTCCGTTTGTCTTCTTTTACTAACAGGGTAATCCGTTTCGCGAGGCGATGGGGGGATGGGGGAGAGACGGGAGATAGGGGAGGATGGGGAGACGGGGGAGAGATGGGAGAGACGGGAGATTTTCAACGTCACGACTTCAGTCGTTTCTTCTCCCCCAACCTCCCCATCCTCCCCATCCTCCCCATCCTCCCCATCCTCCCCATCCTCCCCATCCTCCCCATCCTCCCAACCTCCCCCATCCCTCCGTATAAATACTAACAAAGACCTCCGTAGCGTTACGGAGAAATAATTGATGACAAATACGGATGTTCTAAAACAGAGGAAACGTTAAACTATAGAATATTGGAAAAGTTAGCTTTTCTAGGGGTTGAAGAAATCATAAATTTCCCCTCAGTTGTAGAAGGAGATG includes:
- the gor gene encoding glutathione-disulfide reductase — its product is MTDFDYDLFVIGAGSGGLAASKRAASYGAKVAIAEGDLVGGTCVIRGCVPKKLMVYASQFSKLYQNAVGYGWDKAEPNFDWNKLVEVVQKEVMRLNQIHINNLEKAGVELIQEMATFVDPHTIEVGDRKVTAAKILIAVGGKPQKPDIEGIEHTITSNEMFHLKEFPKRFAVWGGGYIGVEFASIMNGLGAEVTEIIRRDYILHGFDQDIAQNIQEGMTKHGIQFKTQTTLEKIEKTDDGLKLMFAGEENEPVTVDALLCATGRKPNLSSLNLENAGVEVILGAIAVSADSCTNQSHIYAVGDCTDRINLTPVAIAEGRAFADTVFGHIPRHINHTGIPTAVFSQPEASTVGLTEEEARDKVGDNLTIYRAKFRPMFYSLTDADEKVMIKLIVDKTTDRILGVHMVGKDAAEIVQGLAIAVNMGATKKDFDATIGIHPSTAEEFVTLR
- a CDS encoding photosystem I reaction center subunit VIII; protein product: MTGAYAAAYLPWILIPVVCWLMPTVLMGLLFIYIESDS
- the psaB gene encoding photosystem I core protein PsaB — translated: MATKFPKFSQDLAADPTTRRIWYGIATAHDFESHDGMTEENLYQKIFASHFGHLAIIFLWTSGNLFHVAWQGNFEQWIKDPLNVRPIAHAIWDPQFGAPAVDAFTQAGASNPVNIAYSGVYHWWYTIGMTKNSDLYQGAIFLLVLAAVMLFAGWLHLQPKFRPSLAWFKNAESRMNHHLAGLFGVSSLAWTGHLVHVAIPESRGVHVGWDNFLSVKPHPAGLAPFFTGNWGVYAQNPDTASHVFGTSQGAGTAILSFLGGFHPQTESLWLTDIAHHHLAIAVLFIIAGHMYRTNFGIGHSMKEIMDAHNPPKGTPFGGLLGEGHKGMYDTYNNSLHFQLGWHLAALGVITSLVAQHMYSLPPYAFMARDYTTQAALYTHHQYIAGFIMVGAFAHGAIFLVRDYDPEANKNNVLYRVLEHKEAIISHLSWVSLFLGFHTLGLYVHNDVVVAFGTPEKQILIEPVFAQWIQAAHGKALYGFDVLLSNPDSIASTAWPNNGNVWLPGWLDAINSSTNSLFLTIGPGDFLVHHAIALGLHTTTLILVKGALDARGSKLMPDKKDFGYAFPCDGPGRGGTCDISGWDSFYLSMFWMLNTIGWVTFYWHWKHLGIWQGNVAQFNESSTYLMGWLRDYLWLNSAQLINGYNPYGMNNLAVWAWMFLFGHLVWATGFMFLISWRGYWQELIETLVWAHERTPLANLVRWKDKPVAMSIIQGRLIGLAHFTVGYILTYAAFLIASTASKFG
- a CDS encoding photosystem I reaction center protein subunit XI — its product is MADARDIEMVKPYGGDPFVGHLSTPISDSAFTKAFIGNLPAYRKGLSPILRGIEIGMAHGYFLIGPWIKFGPLRDYPEAANLGGLVSALSLILIATACMSVYGIASFQATGDDDYPSQNPQAPNGLKTAEGWSQLTAGFFVGAMGGAFVAYFLLENLSGVDAIFRGLVN